The proteins below come from a single Chitinophaga pinensis DSM 2588 genomic window:
- a CDS encoding glycoside hydrolase family 15 protein, whose protein sequence is MEWLLCLNESLMERHTYQTGIIGNCAYLAHVNLNTNIDWLCWPRMDSSFIFGGMLDKNKGGEFYIRPSGEYTSKQYYLENTNVLCTEITSESGKYRITDFAPRFHQYERYFKPLMLIRKIEPLEGNPRVKVKCKPVCDYGSGFLKAQRGSNHIEFLGCEETLRLTTNIPISYLFEEEFFVLNDEKYLLLTYGHPLEAPLNATAERFLRETTLYWRTWIKHSNIANFYQPAVIRSALTLKIHQYEDTGAIIAASTTSLPEYPGSGRTWDYRYCWLRDTYYVITALNHIGHFEEMEKYFSYVADISFSGDYRYQPLYGITGKKNLIEQILPHLDGYEGNQPVRIGNQAYEHIQNDIYGQVLISMLPLYTDHRFVFSERKDSAWWLEYLLNKIEHTIDEKDAGIWEFRNFANIHCYSNLFQWAGCAAAEKMARTIGNQQLVEKAIALKDRAAAHIESCYDPVRKVYTNAAGSQHLDASTLQLIMMNYLDPASEKARDHLAALEKELKTPQGLFYRYLHSDDFGKPKATFLVCAFWYVEALACVGRIDDAVREFQNLLQYSNHLQLFSEDVVEESGSQWGNFPQAYSHVGLMNAAYRISMKLDVPIFL, encoded by the coding sequence TGGCTTTTGTGTCTTAATGAATCACTTATGGAAAGACATACGTATCAGACAGGCATTATTGGCAATTGTGCGTACCTCGCACATGTCAATCTAAACACGAACATAGACTGGCTTTGCTGGCCACGAATGGACAGCTCCTTTATCTTCGGCGGTATGCTGGATAAGAATAAGGGGGGAGAATTCTATATCCGCCCTTCGGGTGAGTATACGTCCAAGCAGTACTACCTGGAGAACACCAATGTACTGTGTACGGAAATCACCAGTGAGAGTGGAAAGTATCGTATTACGGACTTTGCTCCCCGTTTTCATCAGTATGAACGGTATTTCAAACCCCTCATGCTGATACGCAAGATAGAGCCACTGGAGGGCAATCCACGTGTGAAAGTGAAATGTAAACCCGTATGTGATTACGGCAGTGGTTTTCTGAAGGCCCAGCGGGGTAGCAATCACATTGAATTCCTGGGATGTGAGGAAACCTTACGCCTCACCACCAACATTCCCATCAGTTATCTTTTTGAAGAAGAATTTTTTGTCCTGAATGATGAAAAATACCTGCTGCTGACCTATGGCCATCCATTGGAGGCGCCATTGAATGCCACAGCAGAGCGGTTTCTCCGTGAAACTACCCTCTACTGGCGTACCTGGATCAAACATTCCAACATCGCCAATTTCTACCAGCCGGCCGTTATCCGTTCTGCCCTCACCCTGAAGATTCACCAGTATGAAGATACCGGCGCCATCATTGCCGCCAGTACGACCAGTTTGCCGGAATACCCGGGTAGCGGACGTACCTGGGATTATCGTTATTGCTGGTTGCGCGATACTTATTACGTTATTACCGCACTGAACCATATAGGGCATTTTGAGGAAATGGAGAAATATTTCAGTTATGTGGCTGATATCTCCTTCTCGGGTGACTACCGTTATCAGCCTTTATATGGCATTACAGGCAAAAAGAACCTTATAGAGCAGATATTGCCTCACCTGGATGGTTATGAGGGGAATCAGCCCGTACGCATCGGTAATCAGGCGTATGAGCATATACAGAACGACATCTACGGACAGGTACTGATTTCTATGCTGCCCCTGTATACGGACCATCGTTTCGTCTTTTCAGAAAGAAAAGATTCGGCGTGGTGGCTGGAATACCTGCTCAATAAGATCGAACACACAATTGATGAAAAAGATGCGGGCATATGGGAGTTCCGCAACTTCGCAAATATTCACTGTTACAGCAACCTGTTCCAGTGGGCCGGTTGTGCTGCAGCAGAGAAAATGGCGCGTACCATCGGGAATCAGCAACTGGTAGAAAAAGCCATTGCATTAAAAGACCGTGCGGCAGCACATATTGAAAGCTGTTACGACCCTGTCAGGAAAGTATATACCAATGCAGCCGGCAGTCAGCATCTCGATGCAAGTACTTTACAGCTGATCATGATGAACTATCTGGATCCGGCTTCAGAAAAAGCACGCGATCACCTGGCGGCACTGGAGAAAGAACTGAAAACGCCACAGGGATTATTCTATCGTTATCTGCACTCAGATGATTTCGGCAAACCGAAAGCTACCTTCCTCGTCTGCGCATTCTGGTATGTAGAGGCATTGGCCTGTGTAGGACGTATTGATGATGCAGTGCGTGAGTTTCAGAACCTGCTGCAATATTCCAATCACCTGCAGTTATTCAGTGAAGATGTGGTAGAAGAGAGTGGCAGCCAGTGGGGTAACTTCCCGCAGGCCTACAGTCATGTGGGACTGATGAATGCTGCGTACCGGATATCCATGAAACTGGATGTACCGATTTTTCTTTAA